A single genomic interval of Lentimicrobium saccharophilum harbors:
- a CDS encoding sensor histidine kinase encodes MKTNSMNNHNLHFISRLSDYTLKSVLIRISLVSATGWLFLFSASRLAGDGTVEVTLLKYLRTILVFNIISEGNVLFDHIAERYLPIPEKISLRIVLHAIVSLLLGVALLAAVVLTGNEPLFFSNPIMQMMILFGLIFTFILILISVTLRIIDQWINSIRELEEMKNLKLASDYSSLQAQLNPHFLFNNLSVLKSMITYEPESAIQFTQNFTDVYRYVLQSKDKSTVKVSEELGFIGAYIALHKERMGNALIVETNISNEAINREIPPLALQLLIENALKHNIALKDSPLHIVIRSSDNSITVTNNINHKEASWSGKTGLTNLQQRYALLTGRPVEVRRQSGFFEVEIPLL; translated from the coding sequence ATGAAAACAAACAGCATGAACAATCACAACCTGCATTTCATCAGCCGGCTGTCGGATTACACCCTGAAAAGCGTACTGATCAGGATATCGCTGGTAAGCGCTACCGGCTGGCTGTTTCTGTTTTCTGCCTCCCGCCTTGCCGGCGACGGGACGGTAGAGGTTACACTCCTGAAATATTTACGCACTATACTGGTATTCAATATCATCAGCGAAGGAAATGTGCTTTTTGATCATATAGCTGAACGCTATCTGCCGATTCCTGAAAAAATCAGCCTCCGCATTGTCCTGCATGCCATAGTCAGCCTGCTGCTCGGAGTAGCCCTGCTGGCGGCTGTGGTGCTTACAGGGAATGAACCCCTGTTCTTTTCGAATCCCATCATGCAGATGATGATCCTGTTCGGACTGATCTTCACTTTTATCCTGATCCTGATCTCAGTCACCCTGCGCATCATCGACCAATGGATAAATTCCATCAGAGAACTCGAAGAGATGAAAAATCTCAAACTGGCCAGTGATTACAGTTCGCTGCAGGCGCAGCTTAACCCGCATTTTCTCTTCAACAACCTGAGTGTGCTGAAATCAATGATTACCTACGAACCGGAATCTGCCATACAATTTACCCAGAACTTTACCGATGTATACCGTTACGTTTTGCAGAGCAAGGATAAAAGCACGGTGAAAGTTTCGGAGGAACTCGGTTTTATCGGGGCTTATATTGCACTGCACAAGGAACGCATGGGAAACGCCCTGATTGTGGAAACAAATATCAGTAATGAAGCAATCAACCGGGAAATCCCGCCGCTCGCCCTTCAGCTGCTGATCGAGAATGCCCTGAAGCACAACATCGCCCTGAAAGACTCCCCGCTGCATATTGTCATCAGAAGCAGCGACAACAGCATTACAGTCACCAATAACATTAATCATAAAGAAGCTTCATGGTCCGGTAAAACCGGACTGACAAACCTGCAGCAGCGCTATGCCCTGCTCACGGGCCGTCCGGTTGAAGTCAGGCGGCAGAGCGGCTTTTTTGAAGTAGAAATCCCTTTGCTATGA
- a CDS encoding TolC family protein has protein sequence MNKLIINSLILILAFGSQAAGQQQLSPEQCRKMALEKNEDLKIAGMQTEKANRMQAAARTLRLPSLSVSGTGIYQNKDFEMEMFLPTQTPNPLTGQLEPNIMVNPLTGQPVIGPDGNPVFNMYAWLPLEISLNGAYLAGISLEQPVYAGGRIRAGNQMADLGVEMAEENTRLQLGNTLEEADRAYWTFVSVRGKTMLAEQAVIMLEELVQLASNSYEVGMASRNDLLKAQAELNQAKLNRLKAQHGLELSRMDLCRVTGLPFDTRIIVTDTIQDTESLTPTTVNPEPARPENRPEYQLLLKKIGIQDHQIRMERAEFLPTAGVRAGYNHIGGIELSGTGFENTGFNVLASVSIPLFHWGEGIQKIKAARLEKEIRETELTKYHQLMLLEAEQARLNLILASDRIRMSKEALEQANENLRVSRDNYEVGMGTMSDLLIAQTQWQQAHSELIDARSEYKIKETAWLKVSGMLNAE, from the coding sequence ATGAACAAACTGATAATCAATTCCCTGATACTGATACTGGCGTTTGGCTCACAGGCTGCAGGGCAGCAGCAACTCAGCCCGGAGCAATGCCGTAAAATGGCCCTGGAGAAGAACGAAGACCTGAAGATTGCCGGCATGCAAACCGAAAAAGCAAACCGCATGCAAGCCGCCGCGCGTACACTCCGGCTGCCTTCGCTTTCAGTATCAGGCACAGGCATCTACCAGAACAAGGATTTTGAAATGGAGATGTTCCTGCCTACGCAAACTCCCAATCCATTGACCGGCCAGTTGGAGCCCAACATTATGGTCAATCCGCTGACCGGACAGCCGGTAATCGGCCCTGACGGCAATCCTGTTTTCAATATGTATGCCTGGCTGCCCCTCGAAATCAGTCTTAATGGCGCGTACCTTGCCGGCATCAGTCTTGAACAGCCTGTTTATGCGGGCGGCAGGATAAGGGCAGGAAATCAGATGGCTGATCTGGGGGTGGAAATGGCCGAAGAGAACACCCGCCTGCAACTGGGAAATACCCTGGAGGAAGCTGACCGCGCTTATTGGACGTTTGTATCGGTCAGGGGCAAAACCATGCTTGCCGAACAGGCGGTAATAATGCTTGAGGAACTGGTTCAACTGGCATCCAACAGTTATGAAGTGGGCATGGCCAGCCGCAACGACCTGCTGAAAGCACAGGCCGAACTCAATCAGGCAAAACTGAACCGGCTAAAAGCACAGCACGGGCTGGAGCTCAGCCGCATGGACCTGTGCCGGGTGACCGGCTTGCCGTTTGACACAAGGATCATAGTTACCGACACCATACAGGATACGGAAAGCTTAACTCCAACAACCGTGAATCCGGAACCCGCCAGGCCTGAAAACCGGCCGGAATACCAGCTGCTGCTGAAAAAGATCGGCATACAGGATCATCAGATCCGTATGGAAAGGGCAGAATTTCTGCCAACTGCAGGGGTGCGGGCAGGATACAACCACATCGGCGGAATTGAACTGAGCGGCACCGGCTTTGAAAATACCGGTTTCAATGTTTTGGCATCGGTCAGTATCCCGCTCTTTCACTGGGGTGAAGGCATACAGAAAATCAAAGCCGCCCGCCTCGAAAAGGAGATCAGGGAAACGGAGCTGACCAAATATCACCAACTGATGCTGCTCGAAGCAGAACAGGCAAGGCTTAACCTGATACTGGCTTCGGACCGGATCCGGATGAGCAAGGAAGCGTTGGAGCAGGCAAATGAAAACCTGCGCGTAAGCCGCGACAATTATGAAGTCGGCATGGGGACGATGAGCGACCTGCTGATCGCGCAAACACAATGGCAGCAAGCGCACAGCGAACTGATCGATGCCCGCTCGGAATACAAAATAAAAGAAACCGCCTGGCTGAAGGTTTCCGGCATGCTCAATGCTGAATAA
- a CDS encoding S41 family peptidase gives MIRKLLLMVLAISLSAGVKAMDDARLLRFPDINKNLVAFVYAGDIWTVSANGGEARRLTSHEGLELFPKISPDGNWIAFSAEYSGSRQIWVMPSGGGTARQLTWYNEVGVMPPRGGYDHVVLDWTPDSKEILIRANRTTFGERNGKYFLVSLEGGFERPLPIVNGGFAVLSPDAKKLAFTPVDREFRTWKRYKGGRATELWTYDLENNTAEQITSFAGSDQWPIWWGSDIIFASDRDLRLNLYRYSTATKQTTQLTFHKDFDVMWPSGENGQVVYENGGYLYKLDIGTGRSEKITVSLNFDNPNLVAYFKNVKDDIHSFNISPTAKRALFDARGDIFSVPAENGVVENLTQTPDAREIYPAWSPNGKYISYYSDESGEYEIYLLENVKGAKPRKMTSGSAAWKYDAEWSPDSKYLVYSDRTMKLRLVDVVSGKETEIDKATDSEIRTYAFSPDSEWITYSKESENGFSAVWVYHIPSAKATQLTDNRFADYSPVFSKCGKFIFFVSDRDFNLEFSGFEFDYLYNNASRIYAVALKNDGTRLIKTKNDVEPVNESKPAEEAKDSKSKGKSKEEPEKKDDKVKVSIDFEGINNRVEALPVSAGNYRIVGPADGGLLYIADGKLMRYNAADEKTEEIMDRVFVAVPSADGKMFLYRSGGDYGIAKVAPGQKPGTGKLELGRMEMKIEPRKEWNQIYTDGWRIFRDYFYVDNLHGVDWPGLKQRYGELLPYVGSRFDLDYILNEIVSESNTGHAYVDWGDIKRVKRVNTGLLGAELEADAAAGRYRIAKIYKGENWNEARRSPLTEQGVKVKEGDFLISINGREITTKDNPYLFLENLAGVTVEIAVSANADGSGAETSTIKPIESEVELRHFNWVEERRLMVDKLSGGRIGYIYVPNTAQDGNRELYRGMYTYHNKEALIIDDRYNGGGFIPDRMADLLDRRTLTYWHRNGMQPSKAPGIAHDGPKVMLINGYSSSGGDAFPYFFKKMGLGRLIGTRTWGGLVGISGNARLVDGGYISVPRFGIFDENENWIIEGIGVYPDIEVVDRPEQLAKGIDPGIEKAVEVLLKELEANPVKKVKSPAPPDRSGWIEKEIR, from the coding sequence ACCCGATGGCAACTGGATCGCCTTCTCGGCCGAATATTCGGGAAGCCGCCAGATATGGGTGATGCCTTCCGGTGGAGGTACAGCCCGTCAGCTCACCTGGTACAACGAAGTCGGTGTAATGCCGCCGCGCGGCGGATACGACCATGTGGTGCTCGACTGGACGCCCGACAGCAAGGAAATCCTTATCCGGGCCAACCGCACCACCTTTGGCGAACGTAACGGAAAATACTTTCTGGTGAGTCTTGAAGGCGGATTTGAACGCCCCCTGCCCATCGTGAATGGCGGGTTTGCCGTACTTTCGCCCGACGCGAAAAAGTTGGCCTTTACCCCGGTCGACCGGGAGTTCCGCACCTGGAAGCGCTACAAAGGCGGTCGGGCAACCGAGTTGTGGACTTATGATCTTGAAAATAATACCGCCGAACAGATTACCAGCTTCGCCGGATCCGATCAGTGGCCGATCTGGTGGGGCAGCGACATCATCTTTGCCTCCGACCGCGACCTGCGGCTGAACCTGTACCGATACAGCACAGCCACCAAACAAACTACGCAGCTTACCTTTCACAAGGATTTTGACGTGATGTGGCCTTCCGGCGAAAACGGACAGGTGGTATATGAAAACGGGGGTTACCTCTACAAGCTGGATATTGGAACCGGCCGTTCCGAAAAGATTACCGTCAGCCTGAATTTCGACAATCCGAACCTGGTGGCTTATTTTAAGAATGTGAAGGACGACATTCACAGCTTCAACATCTCGCCAACCGCCAAACGTGCACTCTTCGACGCCCGTGGCGACATCTTTTCGGTGCCTGCCGAAAACGGGGTGGTGGAGAACCTCACCCAAACGCCCGATGCACGCGAGATTTATCCCGCCTGGTCGCCCAATGGCAAATACATCTCTTACTATTCTGACGAATCGGGCGAGTATGAGATTTACCTGCTCGAAAATGTAAAAGGTGCCAAACCCCGGAAAATGACTTCGGGATCCGCTGCCTGGAAATACGACGCCGAATGGTCACCCGACAGCAAATACCTGGTTTACAGCGACCGAACCATGAAACTCCGGCTGGTAGATGTGGTATCCGGTAAAGAGACAGAAATTGATAAAGCCACCGACAGCGAAATCCGTACCTACGCTTTCTCGCCCGATTCAGAATGGATCACTTACAGCAAGGAGAGCGAAAACGGTTTCTCCGCGGTCTGGGTTTACCATATCCCTTCGGCAAAAGCCACTCAGCTCACCGATAACCGCTTTGCGGACTATTCACCCGTATTCAGCAAATGCGGTAAGTTCATCTTCTTTGTGTCTGACCGTGACTTCAACCTGGAGTTCTCAGGTTTTGAATTTGATTACCTCTATAATAACGCATCCAGAATCTATGCAGTAGCGCTGAAGAACGACGGTACCCGCCTCATTAAGACAAAGAACGATGTGGAGCCGGTGAATGAATCAAAACCTGCTGAGGAAGCAAAGGATTCCAAATCGAAAGGAAAGTCGAAGGAAGAGCCTGAAAAGAAGGATGACAAGGTGAAGGTGAGTATCGACTTTGAAGGTATCAATAACAGGGTTGAAGCCTTACCCGTATCCGCAGGCAATTACCGTATCGTTGGTCCGGCTGATGGTGGTCTGCTTTACATCGCCGATGGCAAACTGATGCGGTACAATGCCGCCGATGAGAAGACCGAAGAGATTATGGACCGCGTTTTTGTGGCTGTTCCGAGTGCCGACGGTAAAATGTTCTTGTACCGTTCGGGTGGTGATTACGGAATCGCCAAAGTTGCTCCGGGTCAGAAACCCGGCACCGGCAAACTTGAACTTGGCCGCATGGAAATGAAGATAGAGCCCCGCAAGGAGTGGAACCAGATTTATACCGATGGCTGGCGCATTTTCAGGGATTATTTCTATGTGGATAACCTTCACGGCGTGGACTGGCCGGGCCTGAAGCAGCGTTACGGCGAGCTGTTGCCTTATGTGGGAAGCCGTTTCGACCTGGATTATATCCTGAATGAGATCGTTTCTGAATCCAACACGGGCCATGCTTATGTTGACTGGGGCGACATCAAACGGGTGAAACGCGTGAATACCGGGCTGCTGGGCGCCGAACTGGAGGCCGATGCTGCGGCCGGGCGCTACCGCATCGCAAAAATCTACAAAGGCGAAAACTGGAATGAAGCCCGCCGTTCGCCGCTTACCGAGCAGGGTGTGAAAGTAAAAGAGGGCGATTTCCTGATCAGCATCAATGGAAGAGAAATCACCACCAAAGACAATCCTTATCTCTTCCTCGAAAATCTGGCGGGCGTAACGGTTGAAATCGCCGTCAGCGCCAATGCCGATGGCTCCGGTGCTGAAACCTCAACCATCAAACCCATTGAAAGCGAGGTTGAACTCAGGCACTTCAACTGGGTGGAAGAACGCCGGTTGATGGTGGACAAGCTTTCGGGCGGACGCATCGGATACATTTATGTGCCCAATACGGCTCAGGACGGCAACCGTGAACTTTATCGCGGCATGTACACCTATCATAACAAAGAGGCGCTGATCATCGATGACCGCTACAATGGCGGCGGATTTATCCCTGACCGCATGGCCGACCTGCTCGACCGCCGTACGCTCACCTACTGGCACCGTAACGGCATGCAGCCCAGCAAGGCTCCCGGCATTGCCCACGACGGCCCGAAGGTGATGCTGATCAACGGATACAGCTCATCAGGCGGGGATGCATTCCCTTATTTCTTTAAGAAAATGGGCCTGGGCAGGCTGATCGGTACCCGCACCTGGGGCGGCCTGGTTGGTATTTCGGGCAATGCACGCCTGGTGGATGGAGGATACATCTCCGTTCCCCGTTTCGGTATTTTCGATGAAAATGAAAACTGGATCATCGAGGGTATTGGCGTTTATCCGGATATTGAAGTGGTTGACCGTCCGGAACAACTGGCCAAAGGCATAGACCCCGGCATCGAAAAAGCCGTGGAAGTACTGCTGAAAGAGCTGGAAGCCAACCCGGTGAAGAAAGTGAAGTCTCCGGCTCCTCCCGACCGCTCGGGATGGATAGAAAAGGAGATCAGGTAG
- a CDS encoding LytR/AlgR family response regulator transcription factor, with amino-acid sequence MNRPVNILLIEDEDYNLRLLEGMILKLRPGWKVSGTFESVKRSVEWLKQHPQPDLIFMDIQLADGLCFAIFDQVEVSSMVIFTTAYDNYAIQAFKVNSIDYLLKPFREKELEEAILKFEKFTGLAVDLHHTPDYQDILEAIRKGVKKFRRRFLVSKGDAYIRLEVSDIAYFHNENRITTAVTFNKHTHILDFSLDALEEQLDPDEFYRANRQLLVNAKAVDRVENHFGGRLKLRLNPPFSGDLMVSRLKAINFRQWMGN; translated from the coding sequence ATGAACAGGCCGGTAAACATTCTCCTGATCGAAGATGAAGACTATAACCTCAGGCTGCTGGAGGGCATGATCCTCAAACTGCGCCCCGGATGGAAAGTTTCCGGCACGTTTGAGAGTGTAAAACGCAGCGTGGAATGGCTGAAACAGCATCCGCAACCCGACCTGATATTCATGGATATACAGCTGGCCGACGGACTTTGCTTCGCCATTTTTGATCAGGTTGAAGTCAGCAGCATGGTTATATTTACCACAGCCTATGACAATTACGCCATTCAGGCCTTTAAAGTAAACAGCATCGACTACCTGCTCAAGCCCTTCAGGGAAAAAGAGCTTGAAGAGGCCATCCTGAAATTTGAAAAATTCACGGGGCTTGCCGTTGACTTGCACCATACACCTGATTATCAAGACATTCTTGAAGCTATCCGGAAAGGGGTGAAAAAATTCCGCCGGCGTTTCCTGGTATCGAAAGGCGACGCCTACATCAGGCTGGAGGTATCCGACATTGCCTATTTCCATAATGAGAACCGCATCACCACCGCGGTTACGTTTAACAAGCATACGCACATCCTCGACTTTTCACTGGATGCACTAGAAGAGCAGCTTGATCCCGATGAGTTTTACCGCGCCAACCGGCAGCTGCTGGTCAATGCAAAGGCTGTCGACAGGGTGGAAAACCATTTCGGAGGCAGGCTTAAACTGCGCCTGAACCCGCCCTTTTCCGGCGACCTGATGGTCAGCCGCCTGAAAGCCATAAACTTCAGGCAATGGATGGGGAATTGA
- a CDS encoding efflux RND transporter permease subunit — protein MMHITDYIFHRKAIFYFIFFAMLAGGILAFQRISKLEDPELVVMQSQIVTVYPGASAHEVEMQVTNVIEEKLNTLANVESIRSKSMANLSIVAVTLELTVPQDEIEQRWDYLRRRMNEVLPALPEGAQPPVIYDDFGDVYGMFYAMTAEGFTYSEMSRMARYIKREMLAVEGVARVEIYGEQEPVTEIVFTPSGMGELGIYPLQVMAAVNGRTSTVYPGPLQTGDQRIGLNVDGKTTHAKDVANTMVKGINGNLFKLSDIAAVNDTYSDPLRNTLYLNNQKAIGISLSMESGENIVEVGKRVEKRLAELQQNMPVGYNFEKVFFQPDMVKKSIDGFMLNLIASVAIVILVLMISMGLRSGFIIGTGLILTVLATFPILLAAGGTLQRISLGAFIIAMGMLVDNAIVVLDGILVNFKKGIPRPAALINPAKKTAWPLLGATFIAVAAFLPVYLSQDAAGTYARDLFVVLCISLLISWLLAMTQVPLFAGLMLKPSAEKGEEALFTGKSYRTLRKVLYKLLHYKTLTLTVSALLLLAAALNFGNIRKTFFPDFNYNQAYIEYRMPAGVSPRKVQDDLNQITAYLNSLDEVKMVVSSHGQTPTRYCLVRPLGEAGDNYGELIVNFDDYKTMIRMKPLISEYLHRNFPDARTRIRKYNLSIKASHTVEAEFSGPDPAVLRDLSRQAMDIFRENPYVDPYTLEEDWESPGEALTVRYNAQAAGRAGVSRQDVSNALLAATDGLPIGSYFEDQTRVNIMLKLRNNDGSRIENPGEIPVWSMLPDISGINEQTVRELMTGIKSMDDLSRELVSPVPLSAVTHGIDLTWQEPVVHRVNGRRAIQVQCDPKDGYSPAETRRFSKKAIEAIPLPAGYQMQWVGEHELQGDALRNIFRFLPISILLIILTLILLFNDFRKPLIVILCIPMAFIGIVPGMILAGQPFTFMAIIGSFGLMGMIVKNAIVLIDEAQGLIAAGIEKHLALINATISRARPVILASLTTILGMLPLLTDPMYASMAVAIISGLLVGTLITLLFVPILYAVFYGVKPASVPDKNNDTCA, from the coding sequence GAGCCAGATTGTGACGGTTTACCCCGGGGCATCGGCCCATGAAGTGGAGATGCAGGTAACCAATGTGATCGAAGAAAAACTCAATACATTGGCCAATGTGGAAAGCATACGCTCCAAATCCATGGCCAATCTTTCAATAGTTGCCGTTACCCTTGAACTTACTGTTCCCCAGGATGAGATTGAACAACGCTGGGATTACCTGAGGCGCCGCATGAACGAAGTGCTGCCGGCATTGCCTGAAGGCGCTCAGCCACCCGTGATTTATGATGATTTCGGCGATGTATACGGCATGTTTTATGCCATGACGGCCGAAGGCTTCACCTACAGTGAAATGAGCCGTATGGCCCGTTATATCAAGCGCGAAATGCTGGCCGTTGAAGGGGTGGCGCGCGTTGAGATCTATGGTGAACAGGAACCTGTCACCGAAATCGTTTTCACTCCTTCGGGTATGGGCGAACTCGGCATTTACCCCCTTCAGGTGATGGCCGCCGTTAACGGCCGTACTTCCACCGTTTACCCGGGGCCCCTCCAAACCGGCGATCAGCGGATCGGTTTAAACGTGGACGGAAAGACAACCCACGCTAAGGATGTGGCCAATACCATGGTCAAAGGCATCAACGGCAACCTCTTCAAACTCTCCGACATCGCTGCTGTAAATGATACTTACAGCGACCCCTTGCGAAACACCCTTTACCTGAACAATCAGAAAGCCATCGGCATTTCCCTGTCGATGGAATCGGGCGAAAACATCGTCGAAGTAGGGAAAAGGGTGGAAAAACGACTGGCAGAACTGCAGCAAAACATGCCTGTTGGATACAATTTCGAAAAAGTATTCTTTCAGCCCGATATGGTTAAAAAATCCATCGACGGCTTTATGCTGAACCTTATCGCCTCGGTGGCCATCGTAATCCTGGTGCTGATGATTTCCATGGGACTGAGAAGCGGATTTATCATAGGAACAGGATTGATTCTTACGGTCCTGGCTACATTTCCCATCCTGCTCGCGGCCGGCGGAACGCTTCAGCGCATCTCGCTCGGGGCATTTATCATCGCCATGGGCATGCTGGTGGACAATGCCATTGTTGTGCTCGACGGCATTCTGGTGAACTTTAAAAAGGGAATCCCCCGACCTGCGGCACTTATAAATCCTGCAAAGAAAACAGCCTGGCCTTTGCTTGGCGCAACCTTTATCGCGGTGGCAGCCTTCCTGCCGGTGTACCTTTCGCAGGACGCTGCAGGCACCTATGCACGCGACCTGTTTGTGGTCCTGTGTATCTCATTGCTGATCAGCTGGCTGCTGGCCATGACCCAGGTGCCGCTGTTTGCCGGCCTGATGCTGAAGCCCTCCGCTGAAAAAGGCGAAGAAGCGCTCTTTACCGGAAAATCGTACCGCACACTTCGCAAGGTGCTATACAAACTGCTTCACTACAAAACCCTAACACTCACGGTATCGGCCCTGCTCCTGCTGGCCGCTGCCCTGAATTTCGGAAATATCAGGAAAACCTTCTTCCCTGACTTCAACTACAACCAGGCATACATCGAGTACCGCATGCCTGCAGGGGTGAGCCCCCGTAAGGTGCAGGATGACCTTAATCAGATCACAGCATATCTTAATTCGCTGGATGAGGTTAAAATGGTGGTTTCAAGTCACGGACAGACACCCACCCGTTACTGCCTGGTGCGTCCGCTGGGCGAAGCCGGCGATAATTACGGTGAACTGATCGTAAACTTTGACGATTATAAAACCATGATCCGGATGAAGCCATTAATTTCGGAATATCTTCACAGGAATTTTCCGGATGCAAGAACAAGGATCAGGAAGTATAACCTTTCCATAAAGGCTTCGCATACGGTGGAGGCCGAATTTTCCGGGCCCGATCCCGCTGTGCTCAGGGATCTCAGCCGGCAGGCCATGGATATTTTCAGAGAAAATCCTTATGTTGACCCGTACACCCTCGAAGAGGACTGGGAATCTCCGGGCGAAGCGCTTACTGTGCGTTACAATGCTCAGGCAGCCGGCAGGGCGGGCGTCAGCAGGCAGGATGTGAGCAATGCGCTGCTGGCAGCCACCGACGGATTGCCCATCGGCAGCTACTTTGAAGATCAGACCCGCGTGAATATCATGCTGAAACTGCGCAACAACGATGGTTCGCGCATCGAAAATCCCGGAGAAATCCCCGTTTGGAGCATGTTGCCCGATATTTCAGGAATCAATGAGCAAACGGTCAGGGAACTGATGACGGGAATTAAGTCGATGGATGACCTGAGCCGGGAGCTGGTAAGCCCGGTCCCGCTGAGCGCGGTCACACACGGCATTGACCTGACTTGGCAGGAGCCTGTTGTGCACAGGGTGAACGGGCGGAGAGCCATTCAGGTGCAATGCGATCCAAAAGACGGTTACAGTCCCGCCGAAACGCGCAGATTCAGCAAAAAGGCGATAGAAGCCATCCCGCTGCCCGCGGGCTATCAGATGCAGTGGGTGGGCGAACATGAACTTCAGGGAGACGCGCTCAGAAACATCTTCAGATTTCTGCCCATCTCCATTTTGCTGATTATCCTCACACTAATCCTCCTGTTCAACGATTTCAGGAAACCGCTGATCGTGATCCTTTGCATCCCCATGGCTTTCATCGGCATTGTTCCGGGCATGATTCTGGCGGGGCAGCCATTCACGTTTATGGCCATCATCGGCTCATTCGGGCTGATGGGAATGATCGTTAAAAACGCCATTGTGCTGATCGACGAAGCGCAAGGGCTGATTGCAGCAGGTATTGAAAAGCACCTGGCACTGATTAATGCTACCATCTCGCGCGCGCGACCGGTGATCCTTGCTTCACTCACCACCATCCTGGGCATGCTCCCTCTACTCACCGATCCCATGTACGCCAGTATGGCCGTTGCCATCATCAGCGGACTGCTGGTCGGCACCCTTATCACCCTGCTCTTTGTACCAATTCTTTACGCCGTTTTCTACGGGGTTAAACCCGCTTCAGTACCTGATAAAAATAACGACACATGCGCATGA